The Candidatus Margulisiibacteriota bacterium genomic sequence ATGGGCTCTAAGTTTTCATAAATTTTTTTTCTAAGTTGTTCAGCTTTTTCACTTAATAGTGCAATGTCTTTTGTCATATCTAATTCTTCTTCGTCAGATAACGCTTGTAACTCTTCAATTTTTTTATATAAATCAATAATTGGTTTTTCGAAATCAAGATAATTAGAGCATGCCATTATTCTTCCTCCGTTACAAGTTGCTTTTTATAAAAAGCAGTTGTTTCAATGATATTAGAAATAAAGCATTTCATTTCGTTCCTAGGTAATATATGGTCTATCATTCCATGCTCTTGTAAATACTCGCTTCTTTGGAAGTCTTTTGGTAGCTTTTGCTTAATGGTTTGCTCAATAACTCTGGCACCGGCAAAACCGATTAGCGCGTTTGGTTCAGAAATATTTAAATCACCAAGCATAGAAAAAGAAGCAGTAGTTCCTCCTGTTGTAGGATCAAGAAGCACAGAGATAAATAGTAGTTTTTGTTGTTTGTGTCTATATATGGCAGCAGATGTTTTTGCCATTTGCATCAGCGAATTCATCCCTTCTTGCATCCTAGCTCCACCAGAAGAAGACATAATAATAACTGGCAATTGTTTCTTCGTTGCTAATTCAATGACTCTTGTTATTTTTTCTCCAACTACGGAGCCCATACTGCCTCCCATATAACCAAAATCCATAATACCTATAGCAATATCAGTTCCATTGATTTTAGCTTCTCCAGTAATAACGGCATCATTGAGACCAGTTTTTTTCTTGGCTTCAATGATTCTATCTTTATAGGATTTGATGTCGGAAAATTCTAAAGAGTCAGCAGGAGAAAGGTTTTTGTCGATTTCAATGAAAGAACCCTCGTCTACTGTAATGCTTAACCTCTCATGACAAGTTAATCTATAGTGATGGGAACACTTGGGACAAACCTTCAGGTTTTGCTCAAAATCTTTACTATATAGTGTTTCGCCACACGCAATACACTTAATCCAGAGATTTCCTGGAATATCTAGCTTAGATGTTTCAATCTTACATGCGCTATTTTTAGTAGCAAACCATTCTAGGATAGACATATCGTGCATCATGATATAACGAAACCCTTGGAACTGTCAAAATAATTATCCATCTTTGTATCGTGGTGATTCTTGGCTAATATAAGTAAATAATGTTCAATAGCTCACTGGTTCACTGGTTCAATGGGTTATTGGTAAATAGTTAACAAAGGGGAAGCGATCGCTGGTTTAAGGTTTAATGGACTAGAGATTTGGAAACTAAATTAATTTAGTATGGTCTAAAGTACTGCATGATTCTAAAATATCTAGGGGGCAATACATAAAAAATGAAGATTCTTAGCTGGGGGCAAAATGATTAAAAAATTAATAAAAACATTTTTATTGTTTTCATTATTAAGTGTTTCTTTTTCTCAACTATATATTGAAAGTAGCCTACCTGCTAGCCAGAGACCAAAAGTTTTGCCTATTGGTGGTAAGGATATTGTAATTTATCGTTTTGTTGTAAGTGGTCATGTTGATGATGAATGGAAGACTATGGTTTTTGGGAATTTAAACCCAAGCACTCTGTCACAATGGTTTAAATTTAAGATATGTGAAGATTTAGATGATAATGGTTTTCTTTCTGATTCTGAAAAAAACTCTATAAAGAATGAGGTTGATGCAACAATATATGGTACAAGTGCAATTACTATTAATACTTTATCTGAGCATATAAGTCCGAGCGCAGCATATTTTATTGTTGTTGATGTTGCAACAACTGCCAATGATGGAGCCATTGTTCAGTTAACCCCAAATGCTTTTTATGACAACCTTGAAGTTGCGGCAATACTGAGTAGTAATGTTGTTGGTTACACCTATAAGTTGGCAAAACTTTATACATCTATTGCGTTAGGAGTAACGACGAACTATTTTCCGGCTGATAGCGAGATAGATTTATTTAATGTTCAATTGAGGTTAAGTGAAGATTCAAGATGTCTTGTAACTTTTGATTTGGATATAAACTATCCTAACGCTGGAGAAGGCATTGGAGAAATACGAATATATAGAGATGGTTATTCTTCGCCACTTGTTACAGCAGAGGTAATGGCAAGTGATAGCTTTTTATTGGCTTTGCCTTATGCAGATAATAATCTAGTTAAAACAACTACAAAGAACTTTTATATTCGTTATTATAATGATTCTTATGGTGATACTGGGATAAGCTTTAACATAAAAATTAATGGCATAACAGGTGCTGATTTGACTAATGGTGCCAAAGGTTATCCATATTCTATGTTAGAAGAATACAACACAATGAATGTAAAAATATCAGGGTTATACCCTACTGTGACGTCTATTTTTCCTGCAGATAATACTGTTGCTGGTGGTGAAATATCCGTATTTAGTATACACGCTAATTCCTATTATGTAGGTAGCACTCTGAATACGATTGAGCTAATAGCAAATGGTGACTTTGGCTTTAATAATATTGCCTCAGATGATGTTATTCTTAATGTTTTTGTATATACAGACAAAGGAACAATCGGAGCTTATGATGCTCTAGATATTAAAATTGCAACTTATTCTGTAGGTTACTATGACATTATAGATATTGATACTATTCGGATTACAATTGATCAATCGATTTCAAATTTCTTTACAGCTGGAAGCAGTTTGAACCTTATTATTAGATATGAGTTGCCAACAAACATTCAAGAAACAAGTCTGTTGAGAACGATGATTACTAATATGACCTATACATCGGCTGAAGGAGGAGTTCGTAGCTTGGAAACGTTGTTTGAAAATGATAATTATAATGACCTTTATACAGCTAAAGCTGGAATTGTTAGCATGGCCGGAAGTTTTATAACAAAGGATGTTGATATTATATTCCCAAAAGGTGGAGGGAAAAAGCAAATTGCTTATTTTGATTTTTCATATATCGGTTCTCTTTCTGTTACCTCTTATAATCCTGTCTATGTAGAAGACTTTATATTTAAAAATAATGGTAGCCTCCCTATAAATTTTTTAGAGTTTTCGCTTATATCAGATGCTAATAGTAATAAGATTTTGGACTCCACTGATCTGCCAATAGTTGGAGAAGAGGTATTAATCCATCATTATGATACGGTTAACAATATCGTTACATTTAATTACCCACATATTCAGTTGCTTTTAAATGATGCAAATAAGGGATATTTTCTAATGTTGAATATACCATCTTCTTCAGATGCTGGTAAGGATATTATTAACTTAGAATTAATCGATGTTTTGTATTATGAAAGACATATTTCACCTGATTCTGTGCAAAGTGTTTATCTGACTGAAAATTATTCTGATGAGACAAAAATATCTATATCAGTTTCTACATTATTGATGAAACAAGATAAGTTTACTTCTTTTGCTATTCCTTACAGAAAAGATAAGACCTATAATTTAGCAACATTTTCTATTACTTCTGTTGAGGAACTTTGTAATACTGTTAATTTTGTATTAGATATGCAATCAGTTTTTGCTCAGGAAATTGGAACAATAAATATAAAAAAGTCATATATTGGTGATCCCAATAATAAAGAATTCAATCTTGTTACTTTTAATTTTCTTAAAGGACAAAAACAAATAACTGATACACTCTCTTATACGAGTTATGACCATTTAGGGATTACTAGACAGTATCGAGTAATATTTGATCCCAATGAAAACGTAAACGCTGGAATAACATTAGATTTGGTAATTAAAAACATAGTTGGTAAGGGAGATATTAGTAAATATGATATGAATTGTTTTAGTGAAGATATCACCATTAATCTCGGGTTATCTGGGCTAAAAGTGACATTAGATTCTGCAATAGTTAGTGGC encodes the following:
- the accD gene encoding acetyl-CoA carboxylase, carboxyltransferase subunit beta, yielding MSILEWFATKNSACKIETSKLDIPGNLWIKCIACGETLYSKDFEQNLKVCPKCSHHYRLTCHERLSITVDEGSFIEIDKNLSPADSLEFSDIKSYKDRIIEAKKKTGLNDAVITGEAKINGTDIAIGIMDFGYMGGSMGSVVGEKITRVIELATKKQLPVIIMSSSGGARMQEGMNSLMQMAKTSAAIYRHKQQKLLFISVLLDPTTGGTTASFSMLGDLNISEPNALIGFAGARVIEQTIKQKLPKDFQRSEYLQEHGMIDHILPRNEMKCFISNIIETTAFYKKQLVTEEE